A portion of the Luteolibacter sp. Y139 genome contains these proteins:
- a CDS encoding response regulator transcription factor, whose product MKEPKTAVAVVEDSHTTRDALKTIIDLEPDLECVVTCSTGEEALKVLPKLAPAIVIMDIQLPGMSGIECVKRLRETMPDVLIVMVTVYEDPVRIFSALRAGANGYLLKRSTPEEMIAAIREVRRGGGAMSGGVAMKVIQFFSEQEQKSEELNSLSRRESEVLELLSSGMCNKDIAGRLGVTVEAVRWHLRSIYTKLHVHNRTEAAMKFRGLQ is encoded by the coding sequence ATGAAAGAACCCAAGACTGCGGTAGCCGTGGTGGAAGACAGCCACACGACGCGCGATGCCCTGAAGACGATCATCGACCTGGAGCCCGATCTGGAGTGCGTGGTTACTTGCTCGACGGGCGAGGAAGCACTGAAGGTGCTTCCGAAGCTGGCACCGGCGATCGTGATCATGGATATTCAGCTTCCGGGGATGTCGGGCATCGAGTGCGTGAAGCGCCTGCGTGAGACGATGCCGGATGTGCTGATCGTGATGGTGACGGTTTATGAGGATCCGGTGCGGATTTTCAGCGCGCTGCGGGCGGGGGCGAATGGCTATCTGCTGAAGCGCTCGACGCCGGAGGAGATGATCGCAGCGATCCGCGAGGTGCGGCGTGGCGGTGGTGCGATGAGCGGTGGGGTGGCGATGAAGGTGATCCAGTTTTTCAGCGAGCAGGAGCAGAAGAGCGAGGAATTGAATTCCTTGTCGCGGCGGGAGTCGGAGGTGCTGGAGCTGCTTTCGAGTGGGATGTGCAACAAGGACATCGCGGGTCGTCTTGGCGTGACGGTGGAGGCGGTGCGGTGGCACTTGCGGAGCATTTATACGAAGCTGCATGTGCACAACCGGACGGAGGCGGCGATGAAGTTTCGGGGGCTGCAGTAG
- a CDS encoding fibronectin type III domain-containing protein, which produces MKSKLIPLLALAATVSVAPASVLIQELFDNISTGNATLNGAGSTATSIGLTGAWATNGSTGIYTANNFNVDGATLPGLPSNGGGLGGIWNNVGNWGTSVYATRPLATPINFAADRTIYFSVRLNNPGDTSMGVGLASGSAITSDFVGAGFTWNNAIPIGSSSNIAGNSPFISYGKLDGAQQSGVYGIRAYEAGHPVNAHGLLVGRIKIKATGNDEIDIKRYAPNQTIDNNLTAILWSAHSEVDSAMSATHLLLWMNGQGSGELDAIRFGDTWTDVTGVTLAGTEQPAMSGAAVASITGTGAQASANLFTSAADVYLYWDTVDKGTNAGAWNFVNPLGAKAIGPVSGAITGLLPDTLYYYRFRGVNTVADPDLEGWSEENHSFATAPTGLAITDLEAIPFTTYEVDLFWSDTFATETGFQIQRSPAGANNWVTVATAPPDTTFYTNRHTGLVPNTAYDYRVLAVNAAGTSNPSNVSTITTLPGTPLETKLLINFDGTVDGTTYTLGGGEVDATGTFKANGVPNVSNGVATLNPGNESGPDGFDINPTSLGSLLTQNWVAEALVTYHSTGTTTTTPVILDVQGDCNVRLRDQLDANVLQMFYWNGSSVQQRYATLPPSGVKVHIAYAWDAGSATLTGYVNGVAFGSATAGPFATPDPTTLSFGYFGRTGFEGRGIDGILDAVAFQTGTATVNPATDFLILPDTQNYAGWIAGFGVGGNTGFEVDADGDGLNNGLEAFMGTNPSVSTPGALIPVSKNGTVFTFSHPQASPALADVTGSYEWSQDFVTWYAGDGVAGPGGGVTVSIPTVTPVNGIATVTATASQVMTRVFVRLKAGQILAQ; this is translated from the coding sequence ATGAAATCAAAACTCATACCCCTCCTCGCATTGGCGGCCACGGTTTCCGTGGCACCGGCCAGTGTTCTGATTCAAGAGTTGTTCGACAACATCTCCACCGGGAATGCCACGCTCAATGGCGCTGGCAGCACCGCGACATCCATCGGCCTAACAGGAGCCTGGGCGACCAATGGCAGCACCGGTATTTACACCGCGAACAACTTCAATGTGGATGGCGCGACATTGCCCGGGCTCCCGTCCAATGGTGGCGGGCTGGGTGGCATCTGGAACAATGTGGGCAACTGGGGCACGAGCGTCTATGCGACGCGCCCGCTGGCCACGCCGATCAACTTCGCGGCGGATCGAACCATCTATTTCAGCGTGCGGCTGAATAATCCGGGCGATACGTCGATGGGTGTCGGTCTTGCCTCGGGCAGCGCGATCACGTCCGACTTCGTCGGTGCGGGGTTTACCTGGAACAATGCGATTCCGATCGGATCGAGCAGCAACATCGCGGGCAACTCGCCCTTCATCAGCTATGGGAAATTGGATGGGGCGCAGCAGAGCGGTGTCTATGGCATCCGCGCGTATGAGGCGGGGCATCCGGTGAACGCCCATGGTTTGTTAGTCGGCCGGATCAAGATCAAGGCGACTGGCAACGATGAGATCGACATCAAGCGCTATGCGCCGAACCAGACGATCGACAACAACCTGACGGCGATCTTGTGGAGTGCCCATTCCGAGGTCGACTCGGCGATGAGTGCGACGCATCTGCTACTGTGGATGAACGGACAGGGGAGCGGGGAGTTGGATGCGATCCGCTTCGGCGACACTTGGACGGATGTGACGGGTGTCACGCTGGCGGGCACCGAGCAGCCTGCGATGTCCGGAGCGGCAGTGGCCAGCATCACGGGTACAGGTGCGCAGGCGAGCGCGAATCTCTTCACGAGTGCTGCGGATGTTTACCTCTACTGGGACACCGTGGACAAAGGCACGAACGCGGGAGCGTGGAATTTTGTCAATCCGCTCGGAGCCAAGGCGATCGGTCCGGTCAGCGGAGCGATTACCGGCCTGCTGCCGGACACTCTCTACTACTATCGCTTCCGTGGGGTGAATACGGTGGCCGATCCGGATCTGGAAGGGTGGAGCGAAGAGAACCATTCCTTTGCAACCGCTCCCACGGGGCTTGCGATCACGGACTTGGAAGCGATCCCATTCACTACCTATGAGGTCGATCTCTTCTGGAGCGACACCTTCGCGACGGAGACGGGCTTTCAGATCCAGCGCTCGCCTGCGGGGGCCAACAACTGGGTGACGGTGGCTACCGCGCCGCCGGATACCACCTTCTACACGAACCGGCATACCGGACTGGTGCCGAATACCGCCTACGATTATCGGGTGCTTGCCGTGAATGCGGCAGGGACTTCCAATCCCTCGAATGTGTCGACGATCACGACGCTGCCCGGCACTCCACTGGAGACGAAGCTGCTGATCAACTTCGACGGCACGGTGGATGGCACGACTTACACTCTCGGAGGAGGTGAAGTCGATGCCACGGGGACTTTCAAAGCGAACGGTGTTCCGAATGTGAGCAACGGCGTGGCGACGCTCAATCCGGGCAATGAAAGCGGTCCCGATGGATTCGACATCAATCCGACGTCGCTCGGCAGCCTGCTCACGCAGAATTGGGTGGCCGAGGCATTGGTGACCTACCATTCGACAGGCACGACTACGACGACGCCGGTGATTCTGGATGTCCAGGGGGACTGCAACGTGCGCCTGCGCGATCAGCTCGATGCGAATGTGCTCCAGATGTTCTACTGGAATGGTAGTAGCGTGCAGCAGCGCTATGCCACGCTACCGCCGAGCGGTGTGAAGGTTCACATCGCCTACGCATGGGATGCGGGCTCTGCGACGCTGACAGGGTATGTGAATGGGGTTGCGTTCGGCTCGGCGACTGCCGGACCTTTCGCCACGCCTGATCCGACCACACTGAGCTTCGGCTACTTCGGTCGTACGGGCTTCGAGGGACGGGGGATCGATGGCATCCTCGATGCGGTGGCATTCCAGACGGGGACCGCAACGGTGAATCCGGCGACTGACTTCCTGATTCTGCCAGATACGCAGAACTATGCCGGGTGGATCGCTGGTTTCGGAGTGGGTGGTAACACGGGCTTCGAGGTGGATGCCGATGGGGATGGGCTGAACAACGGGCTGGAGGCCTTCATGGGGACCAATCCGAGCGTGTCCACTCCGGGTGCGCTGATCCCGGTGTCCAAGAATGGGACGGTCTTCACCTTCTCTCATCCACAGGCAAGCCCGGCGCTTGCAGATGTGACCGGCTCCTATGAGTGGTCACAGGATTTTGTCACGTGGTATGCAGGTGATGGTGTTGCCGGGCCCGGTGGCGGGGTGACGGTCAGCATTCCGACGGTAACGCCGGTGAATGGGATCGCGACGGTGACGGCTACGGCGAGCCAAGTGATGACGCGAGTCTTTGTTCGCCTGAAGGCGGGACAGATCCTGGCTCAGTGA
- a CDS encoding solute symporter family protein, whose protein sequence is MLSSISSTTAAIQFTPALGMFLAFVALTLVITYFSARKATGSASYFAAGRSIKGWQNGLAVAGDYMSAASFLGISGMIAFKGYDGFMYSVGFLVAYLTVLLLVAEPLRNAGKYTMADLLAYRMSPRPVRAMASLSTLMVSIIYMIAQMVGAGGIIKELIHVEFAPAVIGVGALMLVYVVFGGMLATTWVQIIKALLLMGGAFALSWMVLSKHGYSMSTFFDSVSHATYAGTAPAKNLLDPGLKYGAAVNPWGPLDFISLALGLVLGTAGLPHILVRFYTVPDAKTARVSVAWAIGVIGVFYILTTFFGFGAATVLQKAAILTADGKENTNMVAPILAKALGGELFFAFISAVAFATILAVVAGLTMSASTSFAHDFYTNVIKHGAEAKPGQEVRVARITAFFVGAIAIAIAIFMGPTANAAFLVGLAFAVAASANLPVILFSVFWKRFNTAGAVAGLGTGLASAVILILLSPNGIFGKTGAIFPLENPGIVSIPLGFLGAWLGTILSKPDPNSEAKFAELNFRAQTGLGSEKAGSGH, encoded by the coding sequence ATGCTCTCCTCGATCTCTTCCACGACCGCCGCCATCCAGTTCACCCCGGCGCTCGGCATGTTCCTCGCCTTCGTGGCGCTCACCCTCGTCATCACCTACTTCAGCGCGCGAAAAGCCACTGGCTCCGCCAGCTACTTCGCCGCAGGCCGCTCCATCAAGGGCTGGCAAAACGGCCTCGCCGTCGCCGGAGACTACATGAGCGCCGCCAGCTTCCTCGGCATCTCCGGCATGATCGCCTTCAAGGGCTACGATGGCTTCATGTACTCCGTCGGCTTCCTCGTCGCCTACCTCACCGTGCTCCTGCTAGTCGCCGAGCCACTTCGCAATGCCGGAAAATACACCATGGCCGACCTGCTCGCCTACCGCATGAGCCCGCGCCCCGTGCGCGCCATGGCATCGCTCAGCACGCTGATGGTTTCCATCATCTACATGATCGCCCAGATGGTCGGTGCCGGCGGCATCATCAAGGAACTCATTCATGTCGAGTTCGCCCCGGCCGTCATCGGCGTGGGCGCGCTGATGCTCGTCTATGTCGTCTTCGGCGGCATGCTCGCCACCACCTGGGTCCAGATCATCAAGGCGCTCCTCCTCATGGGCGGAGCCTTCGCCCTCAGCTGGATGGTGCTCAGCAAGCATGGTTACAGCATGTCCACCTTCTTCGACTCGGTCTCGCACGCCACCTATGCAGGCACCGCGCCGGCGAAGAACTTGCTCGATCCCGGCCTGAAATACGGCGCCGCCGTCAACCCATGGGGGCCACTCGATTTCATATCCCTCGCACTGGGCCTCGTGTTAGGCACTGCCGGCCTACCTCACATCCTCGTCCGTTTCTACACCGTCCCTGATGCCAAGACCGCGCGCGTCAGCGTCGCCTGGGCCATCGGCGTCATCGGCGTCTTCTACATCCTCACCACCTTCTTCGGCTTCGGTGCCGCCACCGTGCTTCAAAAAGCCGCGATCCTCACCGCCGACGGCAAGGAGAACACCAACATGGTCGCTCCCATCCTCGCCAAGGCCCTCGGCGGCGAGCTCTTCTTCGCCTTCATCAGCGCCGTCGCCTTTGCTACGATCCTTGCCGTAGTTGCCGGACTCACCATGAGCGCCAGCACCTCCTTCGCCCACGACTTCTATACGAATGTCATCAAGCACGGGGCGGAAGCCAAGCCAGGCCAGGAAGTCCGCGTCGCCCGCATCACCGCCTTCTTCGTCGGTGCCATCGCCATCGCCATCGCCATCTTCATGGGCCCCACCGCGAATGCCGCCTTCCTCGTCGGCCTCGCCTTCGCCGTTGCCGCCTCGGCCAACCTGCCGGTGATCCTCTTCTCCGTCTTCTGGAAGCGCTTCAATACCGCCGGCGCAGTCGCCGGTCTCGGCACCGGCCTCGCCTCCGCCGTCATCCTCATCCTCCTCAGCCCGAATGGCATCTTCGGCAAAACCGGAGCCATCTTCCCGCTGGAGAACCCCGGCATCGTCAGCATCCCCCTCGGCTTCCTCGGCGCATGGCTCGGCACCATCCTCAGCAAGCCCGACCCGAACTCCGAAGCCAAGTTCGCCGAACTCAACTTCCGCGCCCAAACCGGCCTCGGCTCCGAAAAAGCCGGCAGCGGCCACTGA
- a CDS encoding DUF485 domain-containing protein, with product MANPTQPDWQALAKLPAFHELLAAKRRFIVPATIFFLVYYMALPVLIGYFPDLMKKPLVGKVNGAYLFAFSQFLMTFVMAAFYMRTARKWDAMEHALLSSIESKNA from the coding sequence ATGGCAAACCCGACCCAACCCGACTGGCAGGCTCTCGCCAAGCTGCCCGCTTTCCACGAGCTGCTGGCGGCCAAACGGCGCTTCATCGTCCCCGCGACGATCTTCTTCCTCGTCTACTACATGGCTCTGCCCGTGCTCATCGGCTACTTCCCGGATCTCATGAAGAAGCCCCTCGTCGGCAAGGTGAACGGAGCCTACCTCTTCGCCTTCTCCCAGTTCCTCATGACCTTCGTCATGGCAGCGTTCTACATGCGCACCGCCCGCAAGTGGGATGCCATGGAGCACGCCCTCCTCTCCTCCATCGAATCCAAGAACGCCTGA
- a CDS encoding histone deacetylase family protein yields the protein MEKFRISKDMLLEGGVLRPEEIVEVKVADSHLLKTVHETAYIERIYSGLLDRKEQIQLGLPVTPELYNRSATEVEATRQACHAALAEGVAVCLAGGTHHAFREHGEGYCVFNDVAIAIRDLQGKQPGIKVMVVDTDAHQGNGTAAILGDDPRVFTYSIHVGRNYPTKKVAGTMDVETVRYVEGEMYLKQLFGTLAAALDTFAPDLVIWIAGADNHRNDRFGQMHLSVKDMQRRDEVLLRAFIRNRVPVAVLYGGGYNREPEFTAKIHRNTVATAKRIAAELRGL from the coding sequence ATGGAGAAGTTCCGTATTTCCAAGGACATGCTGCTGGAGGGCGGGGTGCTGCGGCCGGAGGAGATCGTGGAGGTGAAGGTGGCGGATTCGCATTTGCTGAAGACGGTCCACGAGACGGCCTACATCGAGCGGATCTATTCGGGGCTGCTGGACCGGAAGGAGCAGATCCAGCTGGGGCTGCCGGTTACGCCGGAGCTTTACAACCGGAGTGCGACGGAGGTGGAGGCGACGCGGCAAGCTTGCCATGCGGCGCTGGCGGAGGGGGTGGCGGTTTGTTTAGCCGGGGGGACTCATCATGCGTTCCGCGAGCATGGGGAGGGATATTGTGTTTTCAATGACGTGGCGATTGCCATCCGGGATCTGCAGGGGAAGCAGCCGGGGATCAAGGTGATGGTGGTGGATACGGATGCGCACCAGGGGAATGGGACGGCGGCGATTCTGGGGGATGATCCGCGGGTGTTCACCTACTCGATCCATGTCGGGCGGAACTATCCGACGAAGAAGGTGGCGGGGACGATGGATGTAGAGACGGTGCGGTATGTGGAGGGGGAGATGTATCTGAAGCAGCTCTTCGGCACGCTGGCGGCGGCGTTGGATACGTTTGCGCCGGATCTGGTGATCTGGATCGCGGGGGCAGATAACCATCGCAATGACCGCTTCGGGCAGATGCATCTTTCGGTGAAGGATATGCAGCGGCGCGATGAGGTGTTGTTGCGGGCGTTTATTCGGAACCGGGTGCCGGTGGCGGTGCTTTATGGGGGCGGGTATAACCGGGAGCCGGAGTTCACGGCGAAGATTCACCGGAATACGGTGGCGACGGCGAAGAGGATCGCGGCGGAGTTGAGGGGGTTGTGA
- a CDS encoding ABC transporter ATP-binding protein, with translation MPLLDVRNLTTRFHTRNGIVHAVEDVSFSVDAGKTLGIVGESGSGKSVTCYSLLGLIPQPPGRIHAGTAMFDGVDLLKASEKQLRRIRGKRISMIFQDPMTSLNPYMRVAEQLIEPLELHEGIKGTKALDRAIQSLAEVGIPDPEKRIQSYPHEFSGGMRQRVMIAMALITRPELLICDEPTTALDVTVQKQVLDLIRERQRELGTAVIFITHDLAVVSEVCDHVNVMYAGRIVESAPKAELFSRPLHAYTRSLLKSIPAIHKKGEELYTIPGLPPDLSNPPAGCAFRPRNTIGKSELCLTEKRPQLADHGAAHFVQDCPGCLATK, from the coding sequence ATGCCCTTGCTCGACGTCCGCAACCTCACCACCCGCTTCCACACCCGCAATGGCATCGTCCACGCGGTCGAAGACGTCTCCTTCTCCGTCGATGCCGGCAAGACCCTGGGCATCGTCGGCGAATCCGGCTCGGGCAAGTCGGTCACCTGCTACTCGCTTCTCGGCCTCATCCCCCAGCCTCCCGGACGCATTCACGCCGGTACCGCGATGTTCGACGGTGTCGATCTCCTCAAGGCCAGCGAGAAGCAACTCCGCCGCATCCGCGGCAAGCGCATCTCGATGATCTTCCAGGACCCGATGACCTCGCTGAATCCCTACATGCGGGTCGCCGAGCAACTCATCGAGCCCCTCGAACTCCACGAAGGCATCAAGGGCACCAAGGCCCTCGATCGCGCCATCCAATCCCTCGCCGAAGTCGGCATCCCCGACCCCGAGAAGCGCATCCAATCCTACCCGCACGAATTCTCCGGCGGCATGCGCCAGCGCGTGATGATCGCCATGGCCCTCATCACCCGTCCCGAGCTCCTCATCTGCGACGAGCCCACCACCGCGCTCGATGTCACCGTTCAGAAGCAAGTGCTCGATCTCATCCGCGAACGCCAACGCGAACTCGGCACCGCCGTCATCTTCATCACCCACGACCTCGCCGTCGTCTCCGAAGTCTGCGACCATGTGAACGTCATGTACGCCGGCCGCATCGTCGAAAGCGCACCGAAGGCCGAACTCTTCTCGCGCCCCCTCCACGCCTACACCCGCTCGCTGCTGAAGAGCATTCCCGCCATCCACAAGAAAGGCGAAGAACTCTACACCATCCCCGGCCTCCCGCCGGACCTCTCGAATCCCCCCGCCGGCTGCGCTTTCCGCCCCCGCAATACCATCGGCAAGTCCGAACTCTGCCTCACCGAAAAGCGACCCCAACTCGCCGACCACGGCGCAGCCCACTTCGTCCAAGACTGCCCCGGCTGCCTCGCCACCAAGTAG
- the der gene encoding ribosome biogenesis GTPase Der, which produces MPTVAIVGRPNVGKSALFNRLAKRKIAIVHDQPGVTRDRISAPCMATAIPCTLIDTGGIGGTLEDGFAEAVTIEADIAMQTADLILFVVDAQTGLTPVDLDLGGKLRKAKPPVMLVVNKVDEDKHTKNADEFSRLGFGEAIRVSAEHGKGMQFLTEKIDEFMKPLVGEIEELTAQAEEVGIKLAIIGKPNAGKSSLVNAILQDQRTIVSEIAGTTRDAIDLPCEFAGEKFTLIDTAGLRPRSKQDTSVEVFSAMRTDRSVRRADLCILVIDLAAGITAQDRKIAQKILEEKKPCLIVLNKFDLYHPDAPMKARKEEAKEHVERELFFLSYAPALTVSAKSGQAVETVLKEVLKIRKAAQNVPSTGKLNRMLHDAFQINPPPTDRRSAKRLKLYYGTAAVDEKYRTIPVPTFVLFVNDKSLMPASYESYLSNRLREFNPVPAVPVVFSVRSRDRREWEERDTGTGRPGKKPVGKPAARKAGKPTGKKPAAKKSSGKRPGGPPGRKKK; this is translated from the coding sequence ATGCCCACCGTAGCCATCGTCGGCCGCCCCAATGTCGGGAAGTCCGCGCTCTTCAACCGCCTCGCCAAGCGGAAGATCGCGATCGTCCACGACCAGCCCGGCGTGACCCGCGACCGGATCTCCGCACCGTGCATGGCCACCGCCATTCCCTGCACCCTCATCGATACCGGTGGCATCGGCGGCACCCTCGAAGACGGCTTCGCCGAAGCTGTCACCATCGAGGCCGACATCGCGATGCAGACCGCGGATCTCATCCTTTTCGTCGTCGACGCCCAGACCGGCCTCACGCCAGTCGACCTCGACCTCGGCGGCAAGCTCCGCAAGGCCAAGCCGCCGGTCATGCTCGTGGTGAACAAGGTCGACGAGGACAAGCACACCAAGAACGCCGACGAATTCAGCCGCCTCGGCTTCGGCGAAGCCATCCGCGTCTCCGCGGAGCACGGCAAGGGCATGCAATTCCTCACCGAGAAGATCGATGAGTTCATGAAGCCACTCGTCGGCGAGATCGAGGAACTCACCGCCCAAGCCGAGGAAGTCGGCATCAAGCTCGCCATCATCGGCAAGCCGAACGCAGGCAAGTCCTCGCTCGTGAATGCCATCCTCCAGGACCAGCGCACCATCGTTTCCGAAATCGCCGGCACCACCCGCGATGCGATCGACCTCCCCTGCGAGTTCGCCGGCGAAAAATTCACCCTCATCGATACCGCCGGCCTCCGCCCGCGCTCGAAGCAGGACACCTCGGTGGAAGTCTTCTCCGCCATGCGGACCGACCGTTCTGTTAGACGCGCCGACCTCTGCATCCTCGTCATCGACCTCGCCGCCGGCATCACCGCCCAGGACCGCAAGATCGCCCAAAAGATCCTCGAAGAGAAAAAGCCTTGCCTCATCGTCCTGAACAAGTTCGACCTCTATCACCCCGACGCGCCGATGAAGGCCCGCAAGGAAGAGGCCAAGGAACACGTGGAGCGCGAGCTCTTCTTCCTCTCCTACGCGCCCGCCCTCACCGTTTCCGCCAAGAGCGGCCAGGCCGTCGAAACCGTGCTCAAGGAAGTCCTCAAAATCCGCAAGGCCGCCCAAAACGTCCCAAGCACCGGCAAGCTCAACCGCATGCTGCACGACGCCTTCCAGATCAACCCGCCTCCCACCGACCGACGCTCGGCCAAGCGCCTCAAGCTCTACTACGGCACCGCCGCCGTGGACGAAAAATACCGCACCATCCCGGTCCCCACCTTCGTCCTCTTCGTCAACGACAAGTCGCTCATGCCCGCGAGCTACGAGAGCTACCTCTCCAACCGCCTCCGCGAGTTCAATCCCGTCCCCGCCGTCCCCGTCGTCTTCTCCGTCCGCTCCCGCGACCGTCGCGAATGGGAAGAGCGCGACACCGGCACCGGCCGCCCCGGCAAAAAGCCCGTCGGCAAACCCGCCGCCAGAAAGGCCGGCAAGCCCACCGGCAAGAAGCCAGCCGCCAAAAAATCCTCCGGCAAACGCCCGGGAGGACCTCCCGGCAGAAAGAAGAAGTAA
- the pgsA gene encoding CDP-diacylglycerol--glycerol-3-phosphate 3-phosphatidyltransferase, which translates to MTLASKITLGRIALVPVFAVYVARYGMSVAYGTPQESLRWTALALFIFASATDGVDGWIARRFNQKSKFGAFIDPLADKFLLITAIVFLSAFPWGAGDWRMPPWFAWLVITRDSLIVLGIILVKRAAHDVHYSPHWTGKVCTVTQMIAIGWVMLKVNILPPLYPCLLAALFTLWSAVNYYLEASRQIRQRAAT; encoded by the coding sequence ATGACCCTAGCCAGCAAGATCACGCTCGGCCGCATCGCTCTGGTGCCGGTGTTTGCCGTGTACGTCGCTCGCTACGGCATGAGCGTCGCCTACGGCACCCCGCAGGAGAGCCTCCGCTGGACCGCGCTGGCCCTCTTCATCTTCGCCTCCGCCACCGATGGCGTCGATGGCTGGATCGCCCGCCGCTTCAACCAGAAGTCGAAATTCGGCGCCTTCATCGACCCCCTCGCGGACAAGTTCCTCCTCATCACCGCCATCGTCTTCCTCAGCGCCTTCCCCTGGGGTGCCGGTGACTGGCGCATGCCCCCGTGGTTTGCCTGGCTGGTCATCACCCGCGACTCCCTGATCGTCCTCGGCATCATCCTCGTGAAACGTGCCGCCCACGACGTCCACTACTCCCCCCACTGGACCGGCAAGGTCTGCACCGTCACCCAGATGATCGCCATCGGCTGGGTCATGCTGAAGGTCAATATCCTCCCCCCGCTCTACCCCTGCCTCCTCGCCGCCCTCTTCACCCTCTGGTCCGCCGTAAACTACTACCTCGAAGCCTCCCGCCAGATCCGCCAGCGCGCGGCAACTTGA
- a CDS encoding VOC family protein — translation MHLPRAIEIQPRLPVSALVPSYRFYRDVLGFECPDGEPLESAGFAILQRDTIGLQLVTAGPDHPAGQMTVWIHVADALAEHDRMKAHTPIEWGPEVYWYGCREFAVLDPDGHSIIFSSPTDEPPTCREEDP, via the coding sequence ATGCATCTCCCCCGCGCCATCGAAATCCAACCGCGGCTCCCCGTCTCGGCCCTTGTCCCTTCCTATCGCTTCTACCGCGACGTCCTCGGCTTCGAATGCCCTGACGGCGAGCCCCTCGAATCCGCAGGCTTCGCCATCCTCCAACGCGACACTATCGGCCTGCAACTGGTGACCGCCGGCCCCGATCACCCCGCCGGCCAGATGACCGTCTGGATCCACGTCGCCGATGCCCTCGCCGAGCACGACCGCATGAAGGCCCACACTCCCATTGAATGGGGCCCTGAAGTCTATTGGTATGGCTGCCGCGAGTTCGCCGTCCTCGATCCAGACGGCCACAGCATCATCTTCTCTTCCCCTACCGACGAGCCCCCGACCTGCCGGGAAGAAGATCCCTGA
- a CDS encoding low temperature requirement protein A, whose translation MNDLLRPRHGHASEKVSFVELFFDLVFVFAVTQLSHSLIGHFSLIGALQTLMALLAMWWVWIFTAWVTNWLDPEKQPVRCLLLVMMIVGLVFSAAIPNAFGSRGLAFAGSYVTLQLGRTLFFLWAVKNEPGIFRGFQRIICWLGAGSIFWIMGGFMEGSSRIACWGLALLIEYISPSAGFYVPGLGKSRSTDWQVSGHHMAERCGLFIIIALGESLLVTGATFSGLEWTTPLISAFVALVLGSIAMWWLYFDTASDFGTHVISSSENPGHLARLAYTYLHLFLVAGIILSAAADEFVLAHPTGHTDAKTAIALLGGAALYLLGNVLFKKAISGRTPWSHLVATTALALLGAASAHLAPWLLATFTALVLVAVAWWERHSRCLRD comes from the coding sequence ATGAATGATCTGCTGCGTCCCCGCCACGGCCACGCCTCTGAGAAAGTCTCGTTCGTCGAGTTGTTCTTCGACCTCGTCTTCGTCTTCGCGGTCACCCAGCTCTCCCACTCGCTGATCGGCCACTTCTCCCTGATCGGCGCGCTGCAGACCCTCATGGCGCTGCTTGCCATGTGGTGGGTCTGGATCTTCACCGCATGGGTCACGAACTGGCTGGATCCCGAGAAACAGCCAGTACGCTGCCTGCTGTTAGTGATGATGATCGTCGGCCTCGTCTTCTCCGCTGCCATCCCCAATGCCTTCGGCTCACGCGGTCTCGCCTTCGCAGGCTCCTACGTCACCCTCCAGCTTGGCCGCACCCTCTTCTTTCTGTGGGCGGTAAAGAACGAGCCCGGCATCTTCCGGGGCTTCCAGCGCATCATCTGCTGGCTCGGTGCCGGCAGCATCTTCTGGATCATGGGAGGTTTCATGGAAGGCAGCTCCCGCATCGCCTGCTGGGGACTCGCGCTGCTGATCGAATACATCTCCCCATCCGCCGGCTTCTATGTCCCGGGACTCGGCAAATCGAGATCCACCGACTGGCAAGTCTCCGGCCATCACATGGCCGAGCGTTGCGGCCTCTTCATCATCATCGCCCTCGGCGAATCGCTCCTTGTCACCGGCGCCACCTTCAGCGGCCTCGAATGGACCACCCCGCTGATCTCCGCCTTCGTCGCCCTCGTCCTCGGCAGCATCGCCATGTGGTGGCTCTACTTCGACACCGCCTCCGACTTCGGCACCCACGTCATCTCCTCCTCGGAAAACCCCGGCCATCTCGCCCGCCTCGCCTACACCTACCTCCACCTCTTCCTCGTAGCCGGCATCATCCTCAGCGCCGCCGCCGATGAATTCGTCCTCGCCCACCCCACCGGCCACACCGACGCCAAAACCGCCATCGCCCTCCTCGGCGGCGCAGCCCTCTACCTCCTCGGCAACGTCCTCTTCAAGAAAGCCATCTCCGGAAGAACGCCATGGTCGCACCTCGTCGCCACCACCGCACTCGCCCTGTTAGGCGCAGCCTCCGCTCACCTCGCTCCATGGCTGCTCGCAACCTTCACTGCCCTCGTGCTAGTCGCCGTCGCATGGTGGGAACGCCACTCCCGCTGCCTCCGGGATTGA